The Populus nigra chromosome 4, ddPopNigr1.1, whole genome shotgun sequence genome contains the following window.
ACTTCAtggtctttttgttttttttataacaattaaaGGATTAAGATAtgctcaaaagaaaaaaaaaatgttaaacatGTTATTAGAGGCATCATCATCtttttatcatggttttttttgctattcTCTATTTATATAGAGTAAATCagtcttttaacattttataaatattatataaaaaagaaaatgtttgttTGCTTTaatatatgctaaaaaaaatgttaaacatGTTATTAGGggtattatcatttttttattatggtttttttgttattatctgtTTACATAGAGTAAAtcaatcttttaacattttataaatattatatagaaaagaaaaggtttgttTGCTTACTACACACGCAACAACGAGTTGATGTCAACTATATTTTTTGAGTGGCATATGCAACGACGTCTAGAGGCCAAAAATAACCAAACATATTGCCTGAAAGGTCATGTCACAACGCAACTAATGGGGTGGCGTGCGCAATTTATTATGTGGTGACAAGTTATTTTTCACCTTCCTTCTTTTGCCTTTTCCTTACCTAGAGATTTGTGCCTGACCTTTCAAACTTCAATTATATTCtttagtttgtatttatttcaattatggccctttttgtgctaatttttatgttttttgaaataaaaaacattcaatccCATccttatgtattttgttttatttcattttcaatcttgtcattatttttttatcttgtccctcaagattttttttcatttaatttttttgtttaactttgatcttcattcttttgattgctaattttttatcattttcttaatttattttgtttttcaatttagtccttaactactttctttcatttattttttaaccaagttTGGTCcttgatgtttttattaatatttatttgtttttttttattttttcatgattgagaattttgcttcattatttttcatgtctaCCTTCAACAGGTTAATCCCGACATCATAACCCGGGTcactagttttaaattttagctcggttttttttataagttattttttacaaattaatttttttattattcaacactAGGTTATTAGGCCttgattttcatgatttattctgtttttttttttgttatcttgatctcatattCATATCTAGGGCAGCGGACTGGTCGAGTTAACCGATGTtgacttagatttttttgtctctatatttttaaaaaaaacaaatgatttgttttttcactttcatcCCTTAACAATAAATTACTGGTCTacgagctttgtgattttttcactTTGTTTGTGGGGTTATCTTGAATTTAGGTTAGTCAAACTAACTTGTGTAGACTTGATgggtttttcaatgtttttttatttaactttaatcttttttatatgttttttttaaataaattttttttcctgatcttATTTCGCATGTAAcgggttagtcaagttaacttagttgattttgatttttttttaaatatttttttttaaattgattttttttatataattttattatttaatattagtttattaggtcttgaattttatgatttttatttatttatagagttattataattttatacccCGAATGATATATTAgttaaattattctaaattgaTTTAGTTTATCGTTACCAAAATAACTTTTTCTATATCAAAAAAGTTAACTCGGTTATCTGCAAAACAAAGGAGTCGATCGTGTTGCTGATATTGTCCCtaggatttaattttttcataaaaagttattttttccaattgatTTCATGTTCGTGGGagacttttcctttcctttctttgtgGTGTGCCGTCCTCGTATTGGCTGCCAATTTCCTTTTGCATCAGTAAAATATGAAAGCTCCTCCGAACGTCTTCCGTATAAAAAGATGGATAGCGGTGGTTATCTTCTCACTAATGTTGGATAAATAGCCCTACGAAGatgttttaataatatgtttGGGAATAcagtataaattatatttttaaaatttttattttattaaaatttaatatattttgtatattttaaatcattttaatgtgctggtatcaaaaataatttttaaaaaataaaaaaaatcattaacatgtattttagcacaaaaagttattttaaaagtaaccGCAACTACCAAACAAAAACTCAATTATATTAAGAGAATGATTGAAAGtgtaattatagttattttttatttagagatatattaaaataatatatttttttattttttaaaaattatttttgatatcaacgtatcaaaataatataaaaaaatattaatttaaaatataaaaaataatttatttttatttttttaaaatatttttaaaatacaaaaacaaataaaaaaatctactaCTTCCAAGAGATAAGACTTCAAATTTCATCAagaagtttcaagtttaaaatttcaTCGCGTAGTTCCAGGCAATTTATCTTcccaataaaaacataaaaaaaaaaaaaaaaaacgaaggaGAAGAAGGGTAGGATGTCCAATTGAGGGGGAAAGAAAACACAGAAGTAGCATGGAAAGGTCGATGATTATGCACCATCAAGCTCCTCCTGGTATCAACTAtgctttgtttttaaaaattcgtTGACATAAATGACAAGTTTCACAAATAACATTGCATAGTCTAGCAGTCATATACTAGCACATATAACTGTGCAACCATGCAgatcgaattttttttaaaaaaataagcgtgaaaatgtaaaaaaatatttaatattatttttaaacttaaattaatatattaatcttgaaattttttaatttgatttattatttaactcgagtttaatatgaaattatataagaatTGCTTCAACGTAACAGCAAAGGGATTGAATTGTAGTTTAGTAATATAAATAGGACTATCAATAAGAGCATTAAAAAGTCCAGGGGGTCGATTCAATTAAGTCTTGTCCACGGGCTTTTTTTGTGCCATATAAATAGACCATCATAACAACGAAACCCTAGCTACCCCTCAACACTCTCCACTCTAACCCGCAGACGAGCTAGGCTTTTTCCGTCTCTGCAATCTACAGGTTTAGTCATGGTAAGATCTCAAATCCAGCCCTGGCCTTCAATCTCCGCCACGACTAGATATTTTCCCGGGAAAATGATCGAAACGCGCTGGAACTCCTAAAAACTATCGATCATTATCCCGGGAACCAAACAAAGGCGTCGAACTGTCATCGAGTTTTTTctctaattgatttattttccttctttgtttttgctaTGTTGATGAATTTAGGCGGACGTTGAGACCGATGTCGCTGCAGCAGGACAGCCAAAGAAGAGAACGTTCAAGAAGTTCAGTTTTAGAGGAGTTGATTTGGATGCTCTCCTGGACATGTCTACCGATGAGCTTGTCAAGCTCTTTCCTGCGCGTGCTCGCAGGAGGTGAGCGAGAGCGAAATTtaactcttgtttttttttcatgcccgaatgatttatttttttagttgtcatATTGTTGGTTTGATGTCAGGTTTCAGAGGGGCTTGAAGAGGAAGCCAATGGCACTTATCAAGAAACTGCGCAAGGCTGTACGTTTCTTCAATCCTTGTAGTCTGCTGTttggtttaatttgatttcagTTCTTAAGTCTGCTGTTCGGttcaaatttgttttcatttatttttggaatTGTTCTCACTGGTTTttccttataaaattaatcaaaataatattccaATTGCCTTTAATCTTTTTGCACCACCATAGAGTTCTTTAGTTCCTTTTATTAGGGTACGGATGTTGATTGCATCACGTCGCTCAGATTCCTTAGTCTAAGTATGGCGGTGTCAATTTAGATTCAGCATCACAATTCTTCTCTTTATTATGATCGAGCAGACTGGTCAAAAAAATGATCTAGCCATGGGACGTTACCACCTGATCAATGGCTGAACCAAACCAAGCATTTGGGTGGGAGGGGGTTAAAGACAGGAGAACCATAATTATTTGGACATTAGGGACACTTTGGTGGGAATCTGTTTTCCTATATCATGGATGAAAGTATTGTCAATGTATTAGATGTGTCATAAGAATAACAATAGCATTTGGAAGGTGGTGCTGCCTCTTGCCATGTGATGTCTATTGGAGTAATTTCTTCATAGAATAGGCAGTTGGTCTGTTCTGAAGTTATGGTCAATATGGATTCCTGTTTTGCCTCAATTTTAGGCATCATTCAGTGGATATTGTCCTTTGGGATTATTGCATGATTAAGCGTGAACAGACGGTgtaaatattttgtttggtgATGCTTCTCTTACAAtctgtttgagattgtgatttCTCCTGTTTGGAAATGTCAAGGAAAATAAGGAGAATGGGCCTACATGTCCTTTATCTTCAAACCTAAGGAGAGATTAGAGAGACAGCATATAAACCTTCATGTGATTTTACATACATTCCCGCAAATGAATGTTTATGTGCAATATGTTCAAGGGTGTATAATTAATTCTCCAACCAATGAGATTTCATCTCTGTTTTTCCAATAAATTAAATCACTCCGCATATTTTCTTCCCGTTCATGTTTATTCCATCCAAATATGAGGAGAGATTTTACTTTCTATCTATTTTTGTCATTCCCTCTACTTTCTTGTCACCTACCTGCTTTCTACCCTCCCAAACATAGTTCCAGTGCTTATTATGCCAATTTCGATGCTCATTGAGCGTGACATCATCAATGGTGGTATGCTTTGGAACTGGTGTACATTGATGTCTATGAGTTATGCTTGTTTTTGGTTGAAAGGCTTTCTGTAGAACAAAGAACGAACTCTTTGGTTTTCCTTGTCACGTGACCAGGTGTTGTAGTTTGGACGCTTCTATCTTCCTTGGTCACTATTTTATGCTAAATGATATCATGATGTCTGTgcttatattttctaatatattagcTTTGTTGACATGCTAAACGAAATGGATGctctttaaaacattttttggtGATTTCCTGAACAGAAAAGGGAGGCTCCACCCGGTGAGAAACCAGAACCAGTTAGGACTCACCTTCGCAACATGATTATAGTACCTGAAATGATCGGCAGTGTCATTGGTGTTTACAATGGCAAGACCTTTAATCAAGTTGAAATCAAGCCTGAAATGATAAGCCATTATTTAGCTGAGTTCTCGATCTCCTACAAGCCCGTTAAGCATGGAAGACCTGGTATTGGTGCCACCCATTCTTCCAGGTTTATTCCCCTCAAGTGAAGATTTTGCTTATGCCGTAGCTGTTGTTTCTTTCATGGACTTGCCTTTTGTTTACCAGTtcttaatttagtatttttcaatttcacagcTTGTCTTTAAAAGCGGAACAAGAAGTTGTCTGGTTTTATTTCAACTTATATTGTGCTTAAGATACTGAAATTCTAGTTGTCATCATgatgtttgcttttatttctattaaaaGGAAAATGCCCTGGCTAGGTGCGCTCACCCTTGACAAGGAGATAACCATTATAGTATCTGCGGAGAGCTCAACCTAGTGGATTTTTTATAAGATAGAAAGGTTGATGATTCTCTCTGTGGAGCTGCCCCTCCCCTCGGGGCATttccactttttttaaaaaaagaaaatacggtttttttttgtttttgtctaagGTGAGTCCATGGATCAATCAAATGCTGTTAGTTTAAGCAATTTGAGAACTGTAATTTACGCATAATAAAATTTCTATCACCTGGAAGAAGTGTGGGCGTGAAGCTGGTGTTTGCTATTGTGCTGTAAGTGtgtttaaaagtatttattgttcgaaaatatattcaaatcaaAACCATTTAGAAATACTAAAACATCAATTTGCCGTTAAGTAAAAGCTACCACAACACTCGCATCAATTTTAGCACCCGCTTGCCGTTCACAGCCCTGGTATAGAATTTCCCAGCAAAGCAGGTATGGGGATCCAGAGAAATGATGGCCCTATCtggttattgtttgttttttcatccaGAAAATGAGaggtaaatatttttatgtttttaaaaattacaatcttcatctttaatttgaaaaataggtTCAATTATATgatgattcaaaatataaattgctaatttaaaaaa
Protein-coding sequences here:
- the LOC133692703 gene encoding small ribosomal subunit protein uS19; its protein translation is MADVETDVAAAGQPKKRTFKKFSFRGVDLDALLDMSTDELVKLFPARARRRFQRGLKRKPMALIKKLRKAKREAPPGEKPEPVRTHLRNMIIVPEMIGSVIGVYNGKTFNQVEIKPEMISHYLAEFSISYKPVKHGRPGIGATHSSRFIPLK